From Oscillospiraceae bacterium, the proteins below share one genomic window:
- a CDS encoding ferritin yields the protein MMNEKVRELLNQQINKEFYSAYLYLEFSNYFEDAGLSGFANWYMVQAQEERDHAMLFYKYLQNENQKVTLEAIDKPDKTFEKHIDVLKAGLEHEEYVTSLINDIYAAAYDVKDFRTMQFLDWFVKEQGEEETNANDLITKMELFGTDPKSLYMLNQELAARVYTAPSLVL from the coding sequence ATGATGAATGAAAAAGTAAGAGAGCTGTTAAATCAGCAAATCAACAAGGAGTTCTATTCCGCATACCTTTATCTTGAATTTTCAAATTATTTTGAAGATGCGGGACTCAGCGGCTTTGCAAACTGGTATATGGTTCAGGCTCAGGAGGAAAGAGACCACGCAATGCTGTTTTACAAGTATTTGCAAAATGAAAATCAAAAGGTTACTCTTGAAGCTATTGACAAGCCCGACAAAACCTTTGAAAAGCATATAGACGTGCTTAAGGCAGGTCTTGAACACGAGGAGTATGTAACCTCTTTAATTAACGATATTTATGCTGCAGCGTATGACGTTAAGGATTTCCGTACAATGCAGTTCCTTGATTGGTTCGTTAAGGAGCAGGGTGAAGAGGAAACCAACGCCAACGATTTAATTACAAAAATGGAGCTTTTCGGAACAGACCCCAAAAGCTTATATATGCTTAATCAGGAGCTTGCGGCAAGAGTATATACTGCCCCCTCATTAGTCCTTTAA
- a CDS encoding helix-turn-helix transcriptional regulator, translating into MNVYQRLKDLREDADKSQEEIAKIIGTSQSYYAQYENGKRAIPFERMVILARYYNVSLDYLAGFIDTPKKLP; encoded by the coding sequence ATGAACGTATATCAAAGACTAAAGGACCTTAGAGAAGATGCTGACAAAAGTCAGGAAGAAATTGCAAAAATTATAGGTACAAGTCAATCCTATTACGCTCAGTATGAAAACGGCAAAAGAGCTATTCCCTTTGAACGTATGGTTATTTTGGCAAGATACTACAACGTTTCTCTTGACTATCTGGCAGGATTTATTGACACACCGAAAAAGCTTCCTTAA
- a CDS encoding MgtC/SapB family protein: MDFMLKIIIRSVLAVVIGIIIGSERARHGRAAGARTHILVSLGAALTAMISIYANDFLGYSGDIFRLSAQVISGVGFLGAGVIILKSNNVITGLTTAAGVWTTSVIGIAAGCGFYFGAIVISVLYMITISLLGKLERRRNRNQEIYIEIDDMYKANEIISKIKENDIVFTYHFIPPKSNYQGNLGINLTFKKDYDIYSLKKYDNVVFIEEE, encoded by the coding sequence ATGGATTTTATGCTTAAAATTATTATAAGGTCGGTTTTAGCGGTAGTTATAGGCATAATTATCGGAAGCGAGCGTGCAAGACACGGCAGAGCAGCGGGGGCAAGAACGCATATTCTTGTTTCCTTAGGTGCGGCGCTTACTGCTATGATAAGCATTTATGCCAATGATTTTTTGGGCTACAGCGGTGATATTTTCAGACTTTCGGCACAGGTTATTTCGGGCGTTGGCTTTTTGGGTGCAGGAGTGATAATTCTCAAAAGCAATAACGTTATAACAGGACTCACAACTGCAGCGGGAGTATGGACTACAAGCGTTATAGGTATTGCCGCAGGCTGCGGCTTTTATTTCGGAGCTATAGTTATAAGCGTGTTATATATGATAACTATAAGTCTTTTAGGAAAGCTTGAAAGACGCAGAAATCGAAACCAAGAAATATATATAGAAATTGATGATATGTATAAGGCAAACGAAATAATTTCAAAGATAAAGGAAAATGACATTGTATTCACCTATCATTTTATACCCCCGAAAAGCAATTATCAGGGCAATTTAGGGATAAATTTAACATTCAAAAAGGATTATGACATATACTCTCTTAAAAAATATGACAATGTAGTTTTTATTGAAGAAGAGTAG